A stretch of DNA from Dehalobacterium formicoaceticum:
TCACCTCACATCCTGGGGATACACCCATTTCTACCAATCTTCGTCTGATTGCACCGCTTCCCTTAACCCGGGATACCTTGCCTTTTTTCCCCGGTGCCAAATCCTTTAAAGTTATTTTACTCATTTTTCTCCATTCCCTTCATCGATGTCTATTTTCTCAATTTGTTCGCAAGTCTCTTTTTTTGACGGGCAATTGTGGCATCCTTGACAACAAGAAGAGCGTTTTTCAAAATGCTGGATCAG
This window harbors:
- a CDS encoding FeoA family protein — protein: MSKITLKDLAPGKKGKVSRVKGSGAIRRRLVEMGVSPGCEVTVERYAPLGDPVEIKLRGAHISLRKTEAEMVELEEE
- a CDS encoding FeoB-associated Cys-rich membrane protein, which produces MELLLILLICAVALFYMIRHLIQHFEKRSSCCQGCHNCPSKKETCEQIEKIDIDEGNGEK